DNA sequence from the Cohnella herbarum genome:
ACGAGAACTTCGTCTTCGCCCTCTTCTTCGACACGGAAAATAACGCCATCATCTTCTGGATCGTTACGGTCCAACAGAACGGCATAAGCGCGATCATTGGTTTCAAATGTGTACACGAGCACCATCTCGTGCTCGTTGCCGTCCTCATCCGTTACGATGAATACGGCTTCGTCGTGGTCATGTTCGCAATTCTCGTCGTGGACATGATCGCTCATGGCGAACCTCCGTTCAATCGGTTGATTTTACCTACTAACGTATCGTAACACTTCCGGTTACGGGGGTCAAACGAAAAACGCCTAAACCTACATGAGGTTTAAGCGCCGATTGTCATTAACTTTTGGAAGCGATCGTTTTCTCCGATACGACTTGGAAGGAAGTTTCTCCCGCGGGTTTCACCGAGAAGCGAAGCGTATAAATGCCCACCGAATCGAAGTTATAGGAGATATCTTTCATCGTAATCCAGAAATCGTTCTTGCCGTCAGGGAAATCGCTATCGCCCGACTTGCGTTGCTCGATAAGCGTCTCTTCCCCGTACGGATTCGCGATCGTTAGCTTTAATGCGCTTATTTCCGTTTTTAACGAGTCCACTTGGATAAACGTATTAAACTTGGCCGTCTTGCTCTGCTTAACTTCCGCGAAGATGTCGCTGCCCGAGCTTGTC
Encoded proteins:
- a CDS encoding copper amine oxidase, whose amino-acid sequence is MKARKLILLTLTFTLLCGSVAYADTVTQKWRVLVNKKWEEGSDGVIVDNKAYISSQVVSDKLQAIVIKDDSDKKISVFKPNVHMLTSSGSDIFAEVKQSKTAKFNTFIQVDSLKTEISALKLTIANPYGEETLIEQRKSGDSDFPDGKNDFWITMKDISYNFDSVGIYTLRFSVKPAGETSFQVVSEKTIASKS
- a CDS encoding DUF1292 domain-containing protein encodes the protein MSDHVHDENCEHDHDEAVFIVTDEDGNEHEMVLVYTFETNDRAYAVLLDRNDPEDDGVIFRVEEEGEDEVLVNIEDDQEWETVMKVYEELAALENDNG